One region of Zingiber officinale cultivar Zhangliang chromosome 7B, Zo_v1.1, whole genome shotgun sequence genomic DNA includes:
- the LOC122005450 gene encoding beta-1,4-xylosyltransferase IRX9-like, translating into MGSLDRSKKKIQLWKKALLHFVLCFVTGFFTGFAPPSAVNLFSASAVERSPVVVVVPAASIKAAEHVVEPAGSTANRSLEEISRSVLVPTVNDVDPPPPHEGSNVGGAEEKSPHPRERLLILVTTVRRDDRFQGAFLRRLAHTLRLVPPPLLWIVVQAHEDAAATAAMLRTTGVMYRHLTFKENFTDPEAEADHQRNVALSHVEYHRLTGIVHFAGASNVYDLQFFEDIRDVEAFGTWPVAIVSSNRKRVAVDGPVCNSSKVQGWILKDLSYDNRLLITSTDMSPKPRKLNISGFAFNSSILWDPERWGRPTSLPDTSQDSIKFVHEVILEDETKLKGIPADCSRIMVWHLDTPSILSLPFHSKNQGRR; encoded by the exons ATGGGTTCGTTGGATCGATCGAAGAAGAAGATCCAGCTTTGGAAGAAGGCGCTCCTGCACTTCGTGCTCTGCTTCGTCACTGGATTCTTCACCGGATTCGCTCCGCCTAGCGCTGTCAATCTCTTCTCTGCCAGCGCCGTCGAGCGCTCtcccgtcgtcgtcgtcgtcccgGCTGCCTCAATTAAGGCCGCGGAACACGTTGTCGAGCCTGCCGGCTCGACCGCCAACAGGTCCCTCGAAGAGATCTCCAGATCTGTGCTTGTTCCCACCGTCAACGACGTCGACCCGCCGCCGCCCCACGAAGGTAGCAACGTCGGCGGGGCGGAGGAGAAGTCGCCGCATCCGCGCGAGCGGCTGCTGATCCTGGTCACGACGGTGCGGCGCGACGACCGGTTTCAAGGTGCGTTCTTGCGGCGGCTGGCGCACACCCTGCGGCTGGTGCCGCCGCCGCTGCTGTGGATCGTCGTCCAGGCGCACGAGGATGCCGCCGCGACCGCAGCTATGCTGCGGACCACTGGCGTCATGTACAGGCACTTGACATTTAAGGAGAATTTTACTGACCCCGAAGCGGAGGCCGACCACCAGCGGAACGTCGCCCTCAGCCACGTCGAGTACCACCGACTCACCGGGATCGTACACTTCGCCGGGGCATCCAACGTCTACGATCTACAATTCTTCGAGGACATAAGAGATGTCGA GGCTTTTGGGACTTGGCCAGTAGCAATTGTATCATCAAACAGGAAAAGGGTGGCTGTGGATGGCCCTGTTTGTAACTCGTCGAAGGTCCAAGGATGGATCTTAAAGGATTTGAGCTATGATAATAGGTTGCTGATCACTAGTACCGACATGAGCCCGAAACCtcgaaaattaaatatttctggCTTTGCATTCAATAGCTCTATACTGTGGGATCCTGAGAGGTGGGGTCGTCCTACCTCATTGCCTGACACATCACAG GATTCAATCAAGTTTGTGCATGAAGTCATCCTAGAAGATGAGACTAAGTTGAAGGGTATTCCTGCTGACTGCTCCAGAATCATGGTGTGGCATCTGGACACACCTAGCATTCTCTCCCTGCCTTTCCACTCCAAAAACCAAGGTAGAAGGTAG